GGCGGTGTGCCCGTTCCCAAGCGACCGATTGGAGTTGCTATTCCAGATGTCGCTCCTGGAGATACCGAGACGCTGGAAGCTATCAAGAAACAGCAGCAACTGGCCGAGCTGAAGGAAGAACAGGAAGCGGTGCGTGAGATTGAAGCCGTGTTTAACCGCGATCAGGCTGCACAGAAAGCTCTCAAACACCGAGAGCTTGCACTCACCGAGGAGCATCGCGAAGTGCAGGACAGTGCCACCGAGCCGGAAGAAGAGGAGGAATATCTCATCATTGAAAAGGAAGAACAGTACACCGAGGACTCGATCAATGAGCCGGAGAGCAGTGCCACCAAAGAGGAAGAAATTCAGAAACATCAGCGCGATTCGCAAGAGTCCGAAAAACGGAAGCGCGACAGTttggaagaagagaaagaggaaaaggTGGATGTGGAtaaggttgttgttgttgatacGGCTGCCGAGGAGGATGCAGCTGAAAGCGAAAAGCCGGATGACGATCAACCGCAtcaggaagaggaggaagatgtCGAAGCCAGTGCCCCGGCCGAGGAGCGACCTGACGACAAGGAAAGGCTTTCGCCCAAGCACAAACAAGAGCTCGAGGAGGAAGTGCAGGATATTATCGCATCAGCGAAGGAAATCGCCAAATCCAAGATGGAAACCTCGATGGACGGGCTGAAGACAGAGGAGATCTCATCCTTTAGCCCGGATGAAAAAATGAGCAGCACGAAAAAGACCAGTGACACACGGGACGAGGAACAGGAACTACCGATCGGCCATCCAAAAGACCATATCGATCCCCCTCACCACGAGAGCCACCACGAGGAGCGCGTTTCGGCAACCGTCGAGTCTGGTGCGACAACGACTGCTCCAACACTTCCCGAAGACGAACGCATACCCCTTGACGAAATCAAGGAAGATCTCGTGATCGAAGAAAAGCACGTCAAGGAGGAAACAAAGGAAATCGAAGTGGCTTCCGCGATACCACCAGTGGCGTCTGCTGCAGCAATCCCAGTCGAGCAACCGATGGGACCGGTAGTGGCAATGGAGGAAGTGCCCACTACGGCAGCTCCATTGAAAACAGTTTATGAGCCGCTGGAACGACCGATACCGGCTAAGATGCAGTTCAGCGCACAGCAGGCCCATATGCGCGATGTGGTAAAAACACCGGATGAGGTTGCCGATCTGCCGGTGCATGAGGAGGCCGATCTCGAGGAGGATTACGGCGAGGATAAGGATAAGGATAGCAAAGAAGATGAGGATAAGGACCGTGATACGAAAGAGAAGCCAGAGGAGGAACCGATCGTCGCAGTCTCTACGACAATCGTGTCATCGACACTGGCGGCGATAGAGACTGAAGTTAAGCAACCTGAGAAGACTGATCAAGAAAGGCATGTAGCGGATAAGTCAGTTGAAAGTGATAAACCATGTGATACGTCAAAGAAACCAACTGAAGTGAAGGAAATGGTCGAGAAAATGCAAAGAGATACCCTACTGGACAAGCCGCCAAAATCTGACGCACAGGAACTAGAACAACAGGATGCTTCAAAACCACTGCTCATGGACGATGCCATTTTGAGGGATTTGGAGTCACAAATAATCCCAGTAGACGATAAGCTCGATAGTGCAGTAAaggtgcagcaacagcatcaggTTAAACCTGACAGCAAGTTGCCAGCAGAAGCAACCGATCAAGATAAGGATGATGCGGATGAAGACGAAACGAACAAGGTCCCAGTGGAGGAAGAGTTGATCGTCGCACAAAAAGTAGTACCTAAGGTTCCCGAACCGCCACAAACCGTATCGTCGGTGTTGGATGAAATCTGGCAAACACCATCAAAGGTCGAGGAAAAACTGGACGAGTTGAAACATCTAATCGACGACAAAGCGAAGAGCACCGTGTCTGATCTAGTAGCCATGAAGGATACTATGGTTAAAACTGTTGCCGAACGGAAGGAGGAAATCATCGATACCGTCGTAGTAGAGGTCAAGGATGCGGATCAAAAAGTAAAAGAGATCCTTGAAGACGCTGGCAAAGAAGTGGAGCAAATGGTTGTAGAAACTGCACAAGAGGTGGTAAAAGGTATTACCGATAAAGCTGACTCCGTGCTCGATGATCTGCAATCTAAGACCAAGCTGATCGACGATGAACTAACAGCCACCACTTCTAAGATGGACGCGAAAGTGGATTCCGTAGTCCAAGAGGTTTCGCAAGCTGCTACAAAGGTAGATGAAACGCTGGTCAACATCGCAGCAGAAACGAGCGAACTGGAAAAGTTAGCGAAAGATCTCAAACAAGATGTTATCAGCCAGTTGGATAGTACCAAACAACAGCTCGAACAAGACCTTACGAAAGAGGTAGAAAAGGTGCAAGAAAAAGCGAAAACTGGCATCAGCTCTTTCTTCGGAAGCATCACGGAGGGCATTAAAAGTGGAATCGAGAAAATGGCAGACAAAGTGGAACACAAGATCAAAGATAAAACCGAGGAAGTTGAAGTCAAATTGCAACAAGTCACAGAAAAAATTGACAGTCTCCAAATGGAACGCAGTTTAGAATCGGTCGCAGCAGCACACCACGAGTCGGAAGAACAAGCATACGATCGATTTGGAGGCCCTTACGAGCGAAGCTATACCCAAGAGTTGCGTGAAACGCATATTACGACACTCGATTCTCCGGTCTCGGATGGAGATAAGCTAAATATGGAATTGAAATCCATGGTCAACATTCCGCAAGATATCGACGAAGACAAGGAGCTCGAAGAGCTAGAGGCTAACAAAAGCATGGGTTCATTTGTGATCGAGGACATCAAGTATAGTGCTTTTGATGATGCTAATCTGCGCGAAATcaaagaggaggaagaggaagatcGGGTTTCTCCACCACAAGGAACCTCGGAGAAGCTTGACCCAGTCATTGGCATGATGCCACCACGCGCGCGTACTCCGGAAGATGTAGCCAAGATTGTGGCCAATGTAGCGGAAGTCTTGAAGTCCGATAAAGACTTAGAGGAAATCATTCCTGGATTCGATCCTCAGGAGCTGGAGCGAAAGCTTTCCCAAGGTGCTGCGCGTGAGGAAGATGTAGGCACAGTACAACGAATGCTCGTTACGGCCAGCAGCGAAGATGGTGGCGAAGAGACGGTCATTTGTGCCGACGGAACTATCACATTCTCAAAGTCAGCCACGCCAGAACCTATTCAGGGTTCCGGCACTACTACTCCTGAGATTAAAGTGCAGGAGGAGAATGAAGACGAAGAGGATGACGCCGAGTCGCATATGCCCACAAAGGATGCTACTGACGTGAAACGAACAGGAGATGAAAAGGGAAGCCCTGCATCGTCAGGCAAATCGTCGCCAGATTTAAAAACATCTCCCACATCAATCGAAGAGAAGGACAAACACGAATTACCTGAGAAAGTAGTTCAGGTTGAGGTGGCAAAACCAAAGATGCCTGAAGAAACTATTGACATGGTGAGCGATATCCACAAGGAATCGTTAGCCGATCATCAAACATACGGTCAAATTGATGATACAAGGCGTGAGTCCGCCATTAGTACTTTCAGCGAGCGAGATTATACCAAGGATGAAAGCTCTTTCGTCGATGAACGTGATTCGTCTCGGGCACATTCGATATCAAGTCACATCAGTGATCTAAAAGAAGACCCAACCGACCTAAAATCAGTGGCAGACTTTTTAAAGGAATCTGAAAAAGATCACGATCAAGTATTTGTTGAAGCAGACGGCAAAATGAAAGAGCTTTCTAGTCCTGAATCCATTGCAAGTCAGAAAACGGTATCAGAGAAGGATCAGATTGTTGTAGGCGGAACTGCTGACACATCAATTGAGCCAGCTGCTGCATCCGATATGACTGTTGATGCTAAGGCACAGGTCGAATCGGGTGAATTTTCGCGTCCAGAATCTCCAGCAAGTGTGGGAGACACTAGCCTTCAGGAATCGACAGTGCCATATAGCACAACCAAAGATTTTCAAGAACAACCCATTCAAATGCGACAACAGTTGAAAGAATCTGCATCATTGGATCTCGCCGAAGAACTGCAGGAAGAAACAAGCTTTTCTCGTCCTGAATCACCAGCTAGCGCCGAAGATGTATCACGCCCTGCTTCTGCTGTAAGTGGACCAGCTGACAAGGCTCCGTCTGAGAAGTCCGTCGATCTCAAGGCTGAGACCAAGGAGGAGTCCcgacctgcttctgctgcaagtGGACCAGCTGACAAGGCTCCGTCTGAGATGTCCGTCGGGCTGAAAGCTGATGACAAGGAGGAGTCCCGACCTGCTTCTGCTACAAGTGGACCAGCTGACAAGGCTCCGTCTGAAAAGTCCGATGAGCTGATGGCTGAGACCAAGGAGGAGTCCcgacctgcttctgctgcaagtGGACCAGCTGACAAGGCTCCGTCTGAGAAGTCCGTCGATCTCAAGGCTGAGACCAAGGAGGAGTCCcgacctgcttctgctgcaagtGGACCAGCTGACAAGGCTCCGTCTGAGAAGTCCGTCGATCTCAAACCTGATACCAAGGAGGAGTCCcgacctgcttctgctgcaagtGGACCAACTGACAAGGCTCCGTCTGAGAAGTCTGTCGATCTCAAGGCTGGTGACAAGGAGGAGTCCcgacctgcttctgctgcaagtGGACCAGCTGACAAGGCTCCATCTGATAAGTCCGATGAGCTTAAGGCTGAGACCAAGGAGGAGTCCCGACCTGCTTCTGCGGCAAGTGGACCAGCTGACAAGGCTCCATCTGAGAAGTCCGTCGATCTTAAGGCTGAGACCAAGGAGGAGTCCcgacctgcttctgctgcaagtGGACCAGCTGACAAGGCTCCGTCTGAGAAGTCCGTCGATCTCAAGCCTTGTGACAAGGAGGAGTCCcgacctgcttctgctgcaagtGGACCAGCTGATAAGGCTCCGTCTGAGATGTCCGTCGATCTGAGACCAAGGCTGATGCCAAAGAGGAGTCCcgacctgcttctgctgcGAGTGGACCAGCTGACAAGGCTCCGTCTGAGAAGTCCGTCGATCTCAAAGCTGAGACCAAGGAGGAGTCCcgacctgcttctgctgcGAGTGGACCAGCTGACAAGGCTCCGTCTGAGAAGTCCGTCGATCTCAAAGCTGAGACCAAGGAGGAGTCCcgacctgcttctgctgcaagtGGACCAGCTGACAAGGCTCCGTCTGAGAAGTCCGTCGATCTCAAGGCTGATGCCAAGGAGGAGTCCcgacctgcttctgctgcaagtGGACCAGCTGATAAGGCTCCGTCTGAGATGTCCGTCGATCTCAAGGCTGAGACCAAGGCTGTTGACAAGGAGGAGTCCcgacctgcttctgctgcaagtGGACCAGCTGACAAGGCTCCGTCTGAGAAGTCCGTCGATCTCAAGGCTGATGCCAAGGAGGAGTCCcgacctgcttctgctgcaagtGGACCAGCTGACAAGGCTCCGTCTGAGAAGTCCGTCGATCTCAAGGCTGATGACAAGGAGGAGTCCcgacctgcttctgctgcaagtGGACCTGCTGACAAGGCTCCGTCTGAGAAGTCCGTAGATTTCAAAGCTGAGACCAAGGAGGAGTCCcgacctgcttctgctgcaagtGGACCAGCTGACAAGGCTCCGTCTGAGAAGTCCGTCGATCTCAAGGCTGAGACCAAGGAGGAGTCCcgacctgcttctgctgcaagtGGACCAGCTGACAAGGCTCCATCTGAGATGTCCATAGATCTCAAGGCTGAGACCAAGGAGGAGTCCcgacctgcttctgctgcaagtGGACCGCTGACAAGGCTCCGTCTGAGAAGTCCGTCGATCTCAAGGCTGATGCCAAGGAGGAGTCCCGACCTGCTTCTGCTGTAAGTGGACCAGCTGACAAGGCTCCGTCTGAGATGTCCGTCGATCTCAAGGCTGAGACCAAGGACGAGTCCcgacctgcttctgctgcaagtGGACCAGCTGACAAGGCTCCGTCTGAGAAGTCCGTCGATCTCAAGGCTGATGCCAAGGAGGAGTCCcgacctgcttctgctgcaagtGGACCAGCTGACAAGGCTCCGTCTGAGAAGTCCGTCGATCTTAAGGCTGAGACCAAGGAGGAGTCCcgacctgcttctgctgcaagtGGACCCGCTGACAAGGCTCCGTCTGAGATGTCCGTCGATCTCAAGGCTGAGACCAAGGAGGAGTCCcgacctgcttctgctgcaagtGGACCAGCTGACAAGGCTCCGTCTGAGAAGTCCGTCGATCTCAAAGCTGATGCCAAGGAGGAGTCCcgacctgcttctgctgcaagtGGACCAGCTGACAAGGCTCCATCTGAGATGTCCATAGATCTCAAGGCTGAGACCAAGGAGGAGTCCcgacctgcttctgctgcaagtGGACCAGCTGACAAGGCTCCGTCTGAGAAGTCCGTCGATCTCAAGGCTGATGCCAAGGAGGAGTCTcgacctgcttctgctgcaagtGGACCAGCTGACAAGGCTCCGTCTGAGAAGTCCGTCGATCTCAAAGCTGAGACCAAGGAGGAGTCCcgacctgcttctgctgcaagCGGACCAGCTGACAAGGCTCCGTCTGAGAAGTCTGTCGATCTCAAGGCTGAGACCAAGGAGGAGTCTcgacctgcttctgctgcaagtGGACCAGCTGACAAGGCTCCGTCTGAGATGTCCGTCGATCTCAAGGCTGAGACCAAGGAGGAGTCCcgacctgcttctgctgcGAGTGGACCAGCTGACAAGGCTCCGTCTGAGAAGTCCGTCGATCTCAAAGCTGAGACCAAGGAGGAGTCCcgacctgcttctgctgcaagtGGACCAGCTGACAAGGCTCCGTCTGAGAAGTCCGTCGATCTCAAGGCTGAGACCAAGGAGGAGTCCcgacctgcttctgctgcaagtGGACCAGCTGACAAGGCTCCGTCTGAGATGTCCGTCGATCTCAAAGCTGATGACAAGGAGGAGTCCcgacctgcttctgctgcaagtGGTCCAGCTGACAAGGCTCCGTCTGAGATGTCCGTCGATCTCAAGGCTGAGACCAAGGAGGAGTCCcgacctgcttctgctgcaagtGGACCAGCTGACAAGGCTCCGTCTGAGAAGTCCGTCGATCTCAAGGCTGAGACCAAGGAGGAGTCCcgacctgcttctgctgcaagtGGACCAGCTGACAAGGCTCCGTCTGAGAAGTCGTCGATCTCAAAGCTGAGACCAAGGAGGAGTCCcgacctgcttctgctgcaagtGGACCAGCTGACAAGGCTCCGTCTGAGAAGTCCGTCGATCTCAAGGCTGAGACCAAGGAGGAGTCCcgacctgcttctgctgcaagtGGACCAGCTGACAAGGCTCCGTCTGAGAAGTCCGTCGATCTCAAAGCTGATGACCAAGGAGGAGTCCcgacctgcttctgctgcaagtGGACCAGCTGACAAGGCTCCGTCTGAGATGTCCGTCGATCTCAAGGCTGATGACAAGGAGGAGTCTcgacctgcttc
This is a stretch of genomic DNA from Anopheles merus strain MAF chromosome 2R, AmerM5.1, whole genome shotgun sequence. It encodes these proteins:
- the LOC121588490 gene encoding microtubule-associated protein futsch isoform X3 → MDQDQDLVAPMEVNGGDEQQGGSIDIGAGSDGPPSIIGVGPPSPLTGCYLLIVIGEPHSQDHKDIILQRLIKGFLSWDVVDCHVDLEDELHTITLQALEGEEGKHGERLIQYASENLVTEILIHPQVNTFIQCIRNLLSSFTRHRHIIHTGYTFSGNGSWILQDGTFSVMDFMEAFQEHEVQRVLRAYPETITMDIHCAPVGQWHMIQEKSFSRLCRLRLNPVDVLDSGSERLNTFVAYLSSMIIPTEISELLESSDVVGNIRFSHPTLYVFPGGQGDAALFGINGFNMLVDGGFSRKSCFWDFVRHLDRLDAVLMTRINNTNIKGISSVVERKSEAHVYPQIGHFFGNIPERKGLPSPDGDKDRDPLLVDILQEGHQIVTNLKSLNLKAQNCYRDAEPINLYHKVGHGTLDMYVISPARDSREVKDFLARWAAADQRLFTKEAKDGKDFAFPLQNLISICALLVWTPANPEDNITRILFPGSAPEYKILEGLEKMKNVEFMRQPVCPVKSITANLSTPVLVTKKSLKSASTDRIIAEPLHPSKPKDNKLIDNKMRMMHADNKLASDGMDSSADEIKMEKQLSRTAASTTVASARIESKPKAIRSGKPIATAEKKLDNKKLDQQDEKKDSISDVSSDKEDALSIEKSKPVAVDSEKSLDEAIDAPEKKEEVDAAKPELDAKEKKKDDTSPAGADTGGMATKPTRKPPTSRTVTSSTARSRVDTASKTSKPSVDRKPAVRKQTEANKSSPTTPKKTSSIEAKLTNGSATKAEQGEDVKKAVGKSTAAKVGPTLGSKPGKSSPKATPAKSAKDENNRKVLEARQRPTMAAKREARKDQEKKETAPAKQTERKPISRRPKGTVSTSSSAMHAGGSPVKAKKVLKSEKDAVIRKAKLDKSGTTDSSLVSTPSADEGGVPVPKRPIGVAIPDVAPGDTETLEAIKKQQQLAELKEEQEAVREIEAVFNRDQAAQKALKHRELALTEEHREVQDSATEPEEEEEYLIIEKEEQYTEDSINEPESSATKEEEIQKHQRDSQESEKRKRDSLEEEKEEKVDVDKVVVVDTAAEEDAAESEKPDDDQPHQEEEEDVEASAPAEERPDDKERLSPKHKQELEEEVQDIIASAKEIAKSKMETSMDGLKTEEISSFSPDEKMSSTKKTSDTRDEEQELPIGHPKDHIDPPHHESHHEERVSATVESGATTTAPTLPEDERIPLDEIKEDLVIEEKHVKEETKEIEVASAIPPVASAAAIPVEQPMGPVVAMEEVPTTAAPLKTVYEPLERPIPAKMQFSAQQAHMRDVVKTPDEVADLPVHEEADLEEDYGEDKDKDSKEDEDKDRDTKEKPEEEPIVAVSTTIVSSTLAAIETEVKQPEKTDQERHVADKSVESDKPCDTSKKPTEVKEMVEKMQRDTLLDKPPKSDAQELEQQDASKPLLMDDAILRDLESQIIPVDDKLDSAVKVQQQHQVKPDSKLPAEATDQDKDDADEDETNKVPVEEELIVAQKVVPKVPEPPQTVSSVLDEIWQTPSKVEEKLDELKHLIDDKAKSTVSDLVAMKDTMVKTVAERKEEIIDTVVVEVKDADQKVKEILEDAGKEVEQMVVETAQEVVKGITDKADSVLDDLQSKTKLIDDELTATTSKMDAKVDSVVQEVSQAATKVDETLVNIAAETSELEKLAKDLKQDVISQLDSTKQQLEQDLTKEVEKVQEKAKTGISSFFGSITEGIKSGIEKMADKVEHKIKDKTEEVEVKLQQVTEKIDSLQMERSLESVAAAHHESEEQAYDRFGGPYERSYTQELRETHITTLDSPVSDGDKLNMELKSMVNIPQDIDEDKELEELEANKSMGSFVIEDIKYSAFDDANLREIKEEEEEDRVSPPQGTSEKLDPVIGMMPPRARTPEDVAKIVANVAEVLKSDKDLEEIIPGFDPQELERKLSQGAAREEDVGTVQRMLVTASSEDGGEETVICADGTITFSKSATPEPIQGSGTTTPEIKVQEENEDEEDDAESHMPTKDATDVKRTGDEKGSPASSGKSSPDLKTSPTSIEEKDKHELPEKVVQVEVAKPKMPEETIDMVSDIHKESLADHQTYGQIDDTRRESAISTFSERDYTKDESSFVDERDSSRAHSISSHISDLKEDPTDLKSVADFLKESEKDHDQVFVEADGKMKELSSPESIASQKTVSEKDQIVVGGTADTSIEPAAASDMTVDAKAQVESGEFSRPESPASVGDTSLQESTVPYSTTKDFQEQPIQMRQQLKESASLDLAEELQEETSFSRPESPASAEDVSRPASAVSGPADKAPSEKSVDLKAETKEESRPASAASGPADKAPSEMSVGLKADDKEESRPASATSGPADKAPSEKSDELMAETKEESRPASAASGPADKAPSEKSVDLKAETKEESRPASAASGPADKAPSEKSVDLKPDTKEESRPASAASGPTDKAPSEKSVDLKAETKADAKEESRPASAASGPADKAPSEKSVDLKAETKEESRPASAASGPADKAPSEKSVDLKAETKEESRPASAASGPADKAPSEKSVDLKADAKEESRPASAASGPADKAPSEMSVDLKAETKAVDKEESRPASAASGPADKAPSEKSVDLKADAKEESRPASAASGPADKAPSEKSVDLKADDKEESRPASAASGPADKAPSEKSVDFKAETKEESRPASAASGPADKAPSEKSVDLKAETKEESRPASAASGPADKAPSEKSVDLKADAKEESRPASAVSGPADKAPSEMSVDLKAETKDESRPASAASGPADKAPSEKSVDLKADAKEESRPASAASGPADKAPSEKSVDLKAETKEESRPASAASGPADKAPSEMSVDLKAETKEESRPASAASGPADKAPSEKSVDLKADAKEESRPASAASGPADKAPSEMSIDLKAETKEESRPASAASGPADKAPSEKSVDLKADAKEESRPASAASGPADKAPSEKSVDLKAETKEESRPASAASGPADKAPSEKSVDLKAETKEESRPASAASGPADKAPSEMSVDLKAETKEESRPASAASGPADKAPSEKSVDLKAETKEESRPASAASGPADKAPSEKSVDLKAETKEESRPASAASGPADKAPSEMSVDLKADDKEESRPASAASGPADKAPSEMSVDLKAETKEESRPASAASGPADKAPSEKSVDLKAETKEESRPASAASGPADKAPSEKSSISKLRPRRSPDLLLLQVDQLTRLRLRSPSISRLRPRRSPDLLLLQVDQLTRLRLRSPSISKLMTKEESRPASAASGPADKAPSEMSVDLKADDKEESRPASAASGPADKAPSEKSVDLKADAKEESRPASAASGPADKAPSEKSVDLKADAKEESRPASAASGPADKAPSEMSVDLKADDKEESRPASAASGPADKAPSEKSVDLKAETKEESRPASAASGPADKALSEMSADLKAETKEESRPASAASGPADKAPSEKSVDLKAETKEESRPASAASGPADKAPSEKSVDLKAETKEESRPASAASGPADKAPSEKSVDLKAETKEESRPASAASGPADKAPSEKSVDLKAETKEESRPASAASGPADKAPSEKSVDLKADAKEESRPASAASGPADKAPSEKSVDLKADAKEESRPASAASGPADKAPSEKSVDLKADAKEESRPASAASGPADKAPSEKSVDLKAETKEESRPASAASGPADKAPSDKSVDLKPDAKEESRPASAANGPADKAPSEMSVDLKADDKEESRPASAASGPADKAPSEMSVDLKADAKEESRPASAASGPADKAPSDKSVGLKADDKEESRPASAASGPADKAPSEKSVDLKAETRRSPDLLLLQVDQLTRLRLRSPSISKLRPRRSPDLLLLQVDQLTRLRLRCPSISRLMPRRSPDLLLLQVDQLTKLRLISPSISNLMPRRSPDLLLLQVDQLTRLRLKSPSISRLMTRRSPDQLLLQVDQLTRLRLRSPSISRQMPNKSPDLLLLQV
- the LOC121588490 gene encoding microtubule-associated protein futsch isoform X2 translates to MDQDQDLVAPMEVNGGDEQQGGSIDIGAGSDGPPSIIGVGPPSPLTGCYLLIVIGEPHSQDHKDIILQRLIKGFLSWDVVDCHVDLEDELHTITLQALEGEEGKHGERLIQYASENLVTEILIHPQVNTFIQCIRNLLSSFTRHRHIIHTGYTFSGNGSWILQDGTFSVMDFMEAFQEHEVQRVLRAYPETITMDIHCAPVGQWHMIQEKSFSRLCRLRLNPVDVLDSGSERLNTFVAYLSSMIIPTEISELLESSDVVGNIRFSHPTLYVFPGGQGDAALFGINGFNMLVDGGFSRKSCFWDFVRHLDRLDAVLMTRINNTNIKGISSVVERKSEAHVYPQIGHFFGNIPERKGLPSPDGDKDRDPLLVDILQEGHQIVTNLKSLNLKAQNCYRDAEPINLYHKVGHGTLDMYVISPARDSREVKDFLARWAAADQRLFTKEAKDGKDFAFPLQNLISICALLVWTPANPEDNITRILFPGSAPEYKILEGLEKMKNVEFMRQPVCPVKSITANLSTPVLVTKKSLKSASTDRIIAEPLHPSKPKDNKLIDNKMRMMHADNKLASDGMDSSADEIKMEKQLSRTAASTTVASARIESKPKAIRSGKPIATAEKKLDNKKLDQQDEKKDSISDVSSDKEDALSIEKSKPVAVDSEKSLDEAIDAPEKKEEVDAAKPELDAKEKKKDDTSPAGADTGGMATKPTRKPPTSRTVTSSTARSRVDTASKTSKPSVDRKPAVRKQTEANKSSPTTPKKTSSIEAKLTNGSATKAEQGEDVKKAVGKSTAAKVGPTLGSKPGKSSPKATPAKSAKDENNRKVLEARQRPTMAAKREARKDQEKKETAPAKQTERKPISRRPKGTVSTSSSAMHAGGSPVKAKKVLKSEKDAVIRKAKLDKSGTTDSSLVSTPSADEGGVPVPKRPIGVAIPDVAPGDTETLEAIKKQQQLAELKEEQEAVREIEAVFNRDQAAQKALKHRELALTEEHREVQDSATEPEEEEEYLIIEKEEQYTEDSINEPESSATKEEEIQKHQRDSQESEKRKRDSLEEEKEEKVDVDKVVVVDTAAEEDAAESEKPDDDQPHQEEEEDVEASAPAEERPDDKERLSPKHKQELEEEVQDIIASAKEIAKSKMETSMDGLKTEEISSFSPDEKMSSTKKTSDTRDEEQELPIGHPKDHIDPPHHESHHEERVSATVESGATTTAPTLPEDERIPLDEIKEDLVIEEKHVKEETKEIEVASAIPPVASAAAIPVEQPMGPVVAMEEVPTTAAPLKTVYEPLERPIPAKMQFSAQQAHMRDVVKTPDEVADLPVHEEADLEEDYGEDKDKDSKEDEDKDRDTKEKPEEEPIVAVSTTIVSSTLAAIETEVKQPEKTDQERHVADKSVESDKPCDTSKKPTEVKEMVEKMQRDTLLDKPPKSDAQELEQQDASKPLLMDDAILRDLESQIIPVDDKLDSAVKVQQQHQVKPDSKLPAEATDQDKDDADEDETNKVPVEEELIVAQKVVPKVPEPPQTVSSVLDEIWQTPSKVEEKLDELKHLIDDKAKSTVSDLVAMKDTMVKTVAERKEEIIDTVVVEVKDADQKVKEILEDAGKEVEQMVVETAQEVVKGITDKADSVLDDLQSKTKLIDDELTATTSKMDAKVDSVVQEVSQAATKVDETLVNIAAETSELEKLAKDLKQDVISQLDSTKQQLEQDLTKEVEKVQEKAKTGISSFFGSITEGIKSGIEKMADKVEHKIKDKTEEVEVKLQQVTEKIDSLQMERSLESVAAAHHESEEQAYDRFGGPYERSYTQELRETHITTLDSPVSDGDKLNMELKSMVNIPQDIDEDKELEELEANKSMGSFVIEDIKYSAFDDANLREIKEEEEEDRVSPPQGTSEKLDPVIGMMPPRARTPEDVAKIVANVAEVLKSDKDLEEIIPGFDPQELERKLSQGAAREEDVGTVQRMLVTASSEDGGEETVICADGTITFSKSATPEPIQGSGTTTPEIKVQEENEDEEDDAESHMPTKDATDVKRTGDEKGSPASSGKSSPDLKTSPTSIEEKDKHELPEKVVQVEVAKPKMPEETIDMVSDIHKESLADHQTYGQIDDTRRESAISTFSERDYTKDESSFVDERDSSRAHSISSHISDLKEDPTDLKSVADFLKESEKDHDQVFVEADGKMKELSSPESIASQKTVSEKDQIVVGGTADTSIEPAAASDMTVDAKAQVESGEFSRPESPASVGDTSLQESTVPYSTTKDFQEQPIQMRQQLKESASLDLAEELQEETSFSRPESPASAEDVSRPASAVSGPADKAPSEKSVDLKAETKEESRPASAASGPADKAPSEMSVGLKADDKEESRPASATSGPADKAPSEKSDELMAETKEESRPASAASGPADKAPSEKSVDLKAETKEESRPASAASGPADKAPSEKSVDLKPDTKEESRPASAASGPTDKAPSEKSVDLKAGDKEESRPASAASGPADKAPSDKSDELKAETKEESRPASAASGPADKAPSEKSVDLKAETKEESRPASAASGPADKAPSEKSVDLKPCDKEESRPASAASGPADKAPSEKSVDLKAETKEESRPASAASGPADKAPSEKSVDLKAETKEESRPASAASGPADKAPSEKSVDLKADAKEESRPASAASGPADKAPSEKSVDLKADAKEESRPASAASGPADKAPSEKSVDLKADDKEESRPASAASGPADKAPSEKSVDFKAETKEESRPASAASGPADKAPSEKSVDLKAETKEESRPASAASGPADKAPSEKSVDLKADAKEESRPASAVSGPADKAPSEMSVDLKAETKDESRPASAASGPADKAPSEKSVDLKADAKEESRPASAASGPADKAPSEKSVDLKAETKEESRPASAASGPADKAPSEMSVDLKAETKEESRPASAASGPADKAPSEKSVDLKADAKEESRPASAASGPADKAPSEMSIDLKAETKEESRPASAASGPADKAPSEKSVDLKADAKEESRPASAASGPADKAPSEKSVDLKAETKEESRPASAASGPADKAPSEKSVDLKAETKEESRPASAASGPADKAPSEMSVDLKAETKEESRPASAASGPADKAPSEKSVDLKAETKEESRPASAASGPADKAPSEKSVDLKAETKEESRPASAASGPADKAPSEMSVDLKADDKEESRPASAASGPADKAPSEMSVDLKAETKEESRPASAASGPADKAPSEKSVDLKAETKEESRPASAASGPADKAPSEKSSISKLRPRRSPDLLLLQVDQLTRLRLRSPSISRLRPRRSPDLLLLQVDQLTRLRLRSPSISKLMTKEESRPASAASGPADKAPSEMSVDLKADDKEESRPASAASGPADKAPSEKSVDLKADAKEESRPASAASGPADKAPSEKSVDLKADAKEESRPASAASGPADKAPSEMSVDLKADDKEESRPASAASGPADKAPSEKSVDLKAETKEESRPASAASGPADKALSEMSADLKAETKEESRPASAASGPADKAPSEKSVDLKAETKEESRPASAASGPADKAPSEKSVDLKAETKEESRPASAASGPADKAPSEKSVDLKAETKEESRPASAASGPADKAPSEKSVDLKAETKEESRPASAASGPADKAPSEKSVDLKADAKEESRPASAASGPADKAPSEKSVDLKADAKEESRPASAASGPADKAPSEKSVDLKADAKEESRPASAASGPADKAPSEKSVDLKAETKEESRPASAASGPADKAPSDKSVDLKPDAKEESRPASAANGPADKAPSEMSVDLKADDKEESRPASAASGPADKAPSEMSVDLKADAKEESRPASAASGPADKAPSDKSVGLKADDKEESRPASAASGPADKAPSEKSVDLKAETRRSPDLLLLQVDQLTRLRLRSPSISKLRPRRSPDLLLLQVDQLTRLRLRCPSISRLMPRRSPDLLLLQVDQLTKLRLISPSISNLMPRRSPDLLLLQVDQLTRLRLKSPSISRLMTRRSPDQLLLQVDQLTRLRLRSPSISRQMPNKSPDLLLLQV